A single genomic interval of Oryza sativa Japonica Group chromosome 7, ASM3414082v1 harbors:
- the LOC4342189 gene encoding blue copper protein, with protein MAISRLMVTKKQQAALLAVVAVAALAQVAAAAVHPVGGNGAWDTTGNYNAWSVSQKFSQGDSILFTYPSSHDVVEVPKASYDACSPANALASYTGGSTTVKLDAPGKHYFICGVPGHCAAGMKLEVTVAAATATKPRHKKGAAPAAAPAMPPAVSSPTEEMPAVTSPTGSPAPSSASAASTIAINVAATLAAGMALAFLAM; from the exons ATGGCAATAAGCAGATTAATGGTGACGAAGAAGCAGCAGGCGGCCTTGTTGGCCGTGGTCGCCGTGGCAGCTCTGGCGcaggtcgcggcggcggcggtgcatcCGGTGGGAGGCAATGGCGCCTGGGACACCACCGGCAACTACAATGCCTGGTCCGTCTCCCAAAAGTTCTCCCAAGGCGACTCCATCC TGTTCACCTATCCCTCCTCGCACGACGTGGTGGAGGTCCCCAAGGCCAGCTACGACGCCTGCTCACCCGCCAACGCCCTCGCCTCCTACACCGGCGGCAGCACCACCGTCAAGCTCGACGCCCCGGGCAAGCACTACTTCATCTGCGGCGTGCCCGGCCACTGCGCCGCCGGCATGAAGCTCGaggtcaccgtcgccgccgccaccgccaccaagcCCAGGCACAAGAagggcgccgcccccgccgccgccccggcgaTGCCTCCCGCCGTCTCATCACCCACCGAGGAGATGCCCGCTGTCACCTCTCCCACCGGATCTccggcgccgtcgtccgcgTCTGCTGCGTCAACCATCGCCATCAACgtcgccgccacgctcgccgcAGGGATGGCATTGGCCTTCCTCGCCATGTGA